From the Candidatus Krumholzibacteriia bacterium genome, the window CGCGCGGTCGGTGGTCGGCGCCCAGCGGGCGATCCTGCTGCGCACGCCGGTCGCCTTCCACGAGGGCCAGGCCTGGATCCCGCTCGAGTTCCTGACCGACGTCCTTCCCGAGCTCACCGCACGGACGGTCGAAGTCGATCCCGAGCAACGGCGCATCACCCTCGGCCAACGCCGCGTGAACGTCACCGGCCTCGACATCCGGCGCGGCGAGGACACCACCGAACTCCGCCTGAGACTTTCCGAACCGCTCGCCTTCCGCGTCGACGACAGCCGTCTCCACGACCTGGTCATCAAGATCTACGGCGGCGCCCTCGATCCGCGCGACATCGCGCTCGGCCAGCCGCAGGGTCTGGTGAACGACGTCACCTCGCGGCAGGAGAAAGGCTTCGCGCTGGTCGAGGTCTCGCTGTCGGAGCTCGCCACGCGCTACCAGTCGCTGGCCGAGGACGAAGGGACCACCATCCTCCTGCGCATCGAACAGGCGCCGGTCACCCTGATTCCCGATCCCGTTCCGCGCGGGCCGCACATCGTGCAGACCCTGCCCCCCGAATCGCGCGGGCGCGAGGTGAACGTGCGCCGCGTGGTGATCGATCCGGGCCACGGCGGGACGGAGGTCGGCGCCGTGGGTGTCGGCGGTCTGGTGGAGAAGGACATCACCCTGGCCGTGGCGCTGCAGCTCGAGCGCATCCTCGAGCGGCGAGAGGACATCGAGGTGGTGCTCACGCGCACCGACGATTCGTTCCTCGGCCTGGTCGAGCGCACCGAGATGGCCAATCGCGAGGGCGCCGACCTGTTCATCAGCCTGCACTGCAACGCGTGGGCCGATCCGAGGGCGCGCGGGGTCGAGACCTACTTCCTGGCCCCGGCCAAGTCCGAGTGGGACGCGCAGGTCGCGCGGACCGAGAACACGAGCACCGCCGCGGCCGAGGATCTCGACTTCATCCTGTGGGACCTCGTGCAGAACCTGTACATCCAGGAGAGCGCCACGCTCGCCGAGGAGGTGCAGACCCGCCTGGCCGAGGACCTGGGGCTGCCCAACCGCGGGGTGAAGCAGGCCGGCTTCCGTGTGCTGGTCGGTGCCTTCATGCCGGCGATCCTCGTGGAGCTCGGTTTCCTCACCAACGACGACGACGCGTCCCGACTGCGCGACGAACGCTGGCAGCGTGACGCGGCCGAGGCCCTGGCCGACGCCATCGTCGAGTTCCGCGCGCGCATGGACGCTCTCCGGGAGCGGTCGCGATGAAGTGGGTGCTGCTGACCGTCGTCGTTCTCGCCCTGATCGGAGGCGGTGCCTACTACGTGCTCACGCTCGAGCCGACCGAGATCGAGGAGCCCGTCGAGGAGATCGACGTGGCCGAGGAGATGGGCACGCGCTCGATCACCCTGTTCTTCAGCACCGCCGACGCCCAGGGTTTCCTGCGCGAGTCGCGGTCAGTGCCCACGCGACGCCATCGTGACGAAGAGGTCGAACTGGTCATGGCCGAGCTGTTGCGCGGTCCGCGCAGCCAGGCCGCCGTGAATGCCTTTCCGCGGGGCACGAAGCTGCGCCGCGCCTTCCTCGACAGCTCGCAGCGCATCCTCTACCTGGACTTCAACACTGCGCTCGTGTCGAACCTGAATCCCGGGAGTGCGACCGAACTCGCCCTTCTCGGATCGATCCTGCGCACCGTCGCGATCGACTTCCCCGAGATCGAATCGGTGCAGATCCTCGTCGACGGACTCGAGGTCGAGACCCTCGGCGGGCACATCGACCTGACCCGGCCGCTGCGCCCGGAGAACTGGCTGTGAGCGATCCGCGACCGATCGGTGTGTTCGACAGCGGGATCGGCGGGCTCACGGTGTTGCGCGCGCTGCGCGAGCGTCTGCCCCACGAGAGCACCGTGTACCTGGGCGACACCGCGCGCGTTCCCTACGGCACCAAGGGCGCGGCCACGGTGATCCACTTCGCCGCGCAGGCGCTGGACCACCTGATCCACCGCGGCGTGAAGGCCGTGGTGATCGCGTGCAACACGGCCAGCGCGGTCGCGATCGAGGACCTCACCCGGCGCACGCACCTGCCCGTGATGGGAGTGATCGAGCCCGGCGTCGAGGCCGCCCTGGCCGTGACCCGCGGCCGCGTCGGTGTGATCGGAACCCTGGCCACCGTCGGCAGCGACCGTTACGGTCAACTGCTGCGGGCGGCGCGTCCGGGGATCGAGGTGATCGGCCAGCCGTGTCCGTTGTTCGTGCCGCTGGCCGAGGAAGGGTGGACCGACCATCCCATCACCCGTTCGGTGGCCGAGGAGTACCTGCACGGTCTGCGCGAATCCGGCGTGGACACGCTCATTCTAGGCTGCACGCACTACCCGCTGTTGAAGCCGGCGATCGGCGAGGTCATGGGTCCCGGGACCACGCTCGTCGATTCGGCCGTGGTGCTGGCCGAGTCGATGGCCGAGCACCTCGCGACGACCGGAGCCCACGCTCCCGACGACAACGAACCGACCCTCGAGATGCTCGTCACCGACGTCCCGCAGCGCTTCGGCGAGCTGAGCGAACGTTTCCTGGCCCACACCGTGGGCAACGTCGAACACATCGACCTCGAGACGCCCCCGACCCCGAACCCGCAGGACCCCGAGCGATGAGCCGACCGCACGACCGCAAGTCCAACGCCATGCGCGCCGTGAAGATCACGCCGCACTACCAGCGCCACCCCGAGGGCAGCGCCCTGATCGAGGTCGGCCACACGCGCGTGCTGTGCGCGTGCAGCCTCGCCCCCGGCGTTCCGCGCTGGCGCCGCGACAGCGGCCTGGGCTGGGTGACCGCCGAGTACGGCATGCTGCCGCGCGCGACCAACGAACGCACCGATCGCGAGGCCGCCCGCGGCAAGGTCAGCGGCCGCACCAGCGAGATCCAGCGCCTCATCGGACGCAGCCTGCGCGCCGTGTGCGAGATGGCCGAGGTCGGCGAGTTCACCCTGACCGTCGACTGCGACGTGCTCGAGGCCGACGGCGGCACCCGCACGGCCAGCATCACCGGTGGCAGCGTGGCCCTGTGGATCGCGCTCGAGCGCATGCGCCGTCGGTTCAAGCTGCCGCGTCACCCCATGCATCAGCACGTCAGCGCCGTGAGCGTGGGCATCCTCGAGGGCGAGGCCCGCATCGACCTGGAGTACGAGGAGGACTCGGCCGCCGACGTCGACATGAACGTGGTGATGACCGCCGCCGGCCGCTTCGTCGAACT encodes:
- a CDS encoding N-acetylmuramoyl-L-alanine amidase yields the protein MTTALAPAPAGAQNAASLAPPPAGITQLDSPPTATWRALHADGRVDTRIELKQLLGGREEVFVAGSDLAEILQVGRFWRPDVRKLVLRVDDQRLTFTVGARSVVGAQRAILLRTPVAFHEGQAWIPLEFLTDVLPELTARTVEVDPEQRRITLGQRRVNVTGLDIRRGEDTTELRLRLSEPLAFRVDDSRLHDLVIKIYGGALDPRDIALGQPQGLVNDVTSRQEKGFALVEVSLSELATRYQSLAEDEGTTILLRIEQAPVTLIPDPVPRGPHIVQTLPPESRGREVNVRRVVIDPGHGGTEVGAVGVGGLVEKDITLAVALQLERILERREDIEVVLTRTDDSFLGLVERTEMANREGADLFISLHCNAWADPRARGVETYFLAPAKSEWDAQVARTENTSTAAAEDLDFILWDLVQNLYIQESATLAEEVQTRLAEDLGLPNRGVKQAGFRVLVGAFMPAILVELGFLTNDDDASRLRDERWQRDAAEALADAIVEFRARMDALRERSR
- a CDS encoding GerMN domain-containing protein, producing the protein MKWVLLTVVVLALIGGGAYYVLTLEPTEIEEPVEEIDVAEEMGTRSITLFFSTADAQGFLRESRSVPTRRHRDEEVELVMAELLRGPRSQAAVNAFPRGTKLRRAFLDSSQRILYLDFNTALVSNLNPGSATELALLGSILRTVAIDFPEIESVQILVDGLEVETLGGHIDLTRPLRPENWL
- the murI gene encoding glutamate racemase, which codes for MSDPRPIGVFDSGIGGLTVLRALRERLPHESTVYLGDTARVPYGTKGAATVIHFAAQALDHLIHRGVKAVVIACNTASAVAIEDLTRRTHLPVMGVIEPGVEAALAVTRGRVGVIGTLATVGSDRYGQLLRAARPGIEVIGQPCPLFVPLAEEGWTDHPITRSVAEEYLHGLRESGVDTLILGCTHYPLLKPAIGEVMGPGTTLVDSAVVLAESMAEHLATTGAHAPDDNEPTLEMLVTDVPQRFGELSERFLAHTVGNVEHIDLETPPTPNPQDPER
- the rph gene encoding ribonuclease PH, translated to MSRPHDRKSNAMRAVKITPHYQRHPEGSALIEVGHTRVLCACSLAPGVPRWRRDSGLGWVTAEYGMLPRATNERTDREAARGKVSGRTSEIQRLIGRSLRAVCEMAEVGEFTLTVDCDVLEADGGTRTASITGGSVALWIALERMRRRFKLPRHPMHQHVSAVSVGILEGEARIDLEYEEDSAADVDMNVVMTAAGRFVELQGTAEGVTFDDAELNAMLGLAKGGVKILADVQKQACELAAQQMDDGR